Proteins encoded in a region of the Synechococcus sp. BIOS-U3-1 genome:
- a CDS encoding fatty acid desaturase, translating to MASDDRIAVWQILNTVVPMAVCVVAFSAVTTSFNLVSLLAAPLLFVLIILLMSRSFSLMHDCGHESLFRSRSVNRFVAFGLSIIHGIPHHPWSRGHAFHHKYNGNWDRYRGPSALTTRADYEAKKSGAKTLYQILRHPLLLFPGGFYYLIIKPRIALLLGFVECFFVSLRKISTEISKGKIPNIVSIINKHQSSFFYTREEVYDTIANTTILALCWLMIGNAIGHWHFWILYVCVMSSSAALMIAVFFVQHNFPGSYASREENWSYFKGAIEGSSFLQLPPILNWFTADIAYHHIHHLSERIPNYRLRDCHFSNLHLLEDVQPLYLHQIPTCFSLILWDKAKSELVPLGI from the coding sequence ATGGCCAGCGATGATCGAATCGCTGTATGGCAGATCTTGAATACGGTCGTCCCCATGGCTGTTTGTGTCGTCGCCTTTTCTGCGGTAACGACTTCGTTCAATCTGGTTTCTTTATTAGCAGCTCCATTGCTTTTTGTACTCATCATTCTGTTGATGAGCCGTAGTTTCTCTTTGATGCACGATTGTGGTCACGAAAGTCTGTTTCGTTCCAGAAGTGTGAATCGATTTGTTGCATTTGGACTTAGCATTATCCATGGTATTCCTCATCATCCATGGTCACGTGGTCATGCGTTCCATCATAAATATAATGGTAACTGGGATCGTTACAGGGGTCCATCAGCTCTGACCACTCGAGCTGATTATGAGGCGAAGAAGTCTGGTGCTAAAACTCTTTACCAGATCTTGCGTCACCCTTTATTACTTTTCCCTGGTGGTTTTTATTATCTAATCATTAAGCCAAGGATCGCTTTGCTTTTGGGATTCGTTGAGTGCTTTTTTGTAAGCCTTCGAAAGATCTCTACTGAGATCAGCAAAGGGAAGATTCCCAATATTGTTTCAATCATCAATAAGCACCAGTCTAGCTTTTTTTATACGAGGGAGGAGGTTTATGACACGATTGCAAATACTACGATTCTTGCACTGTGTTGGCTAATGATTGGTAATGCTATTGGACATTGGCATTTTTGGATTCTTTATGTCTGTGTAATGAGTTCGAGCGCAGCCTTGATGATTGCGGTTTTCTTCGTTCAACATAATTTTCCAGGTTCCTACGCCAGTCGAGAAGAAAATTGGAGTTATTTTAAAGGCGCCATCGAGGGTTCTTCCTTTCTTCAGTTGCCACCAATTTTGAATTGGTTTACTGCCGATATTGCTTATCATCATATTCACCATCTTTCAGAAAGGATTCCTAATTACCGCTTACGAGATTGTCATTTTTCAAACCTTCATTTACTCGAAGATGTGCAACCCCTCTATTTGCATCAAATTCCGACATGCTTTTCTCTAATTTTATGGGATAAAGCAAAGTCTGAGCTTGTTCCTCTAGGTATCTAA
- a CDS encoding exodeoxyribonuclease V subunit gamma, translating to MLRVYRSNRAELLAELLAQELRIEPPGPFEQIEVVVNTWPTSRWLGEQLARVNGISALVRFPFPGSRLRQLVQNVISDAPAIEDPWRAERLVWRVLEVLPQLLEQECASSLREWWELHGGQRGRLNRDQWQLARSLADAIDDYALYRPEELSDWLAGGAGDQLPEGLQWQPLLARALAERLPCKPFGLQVQQVVERLRDGEEPALPLPSRLRLFGVSNLAPVQINLLQALAGRISVDLFLLTPCPDLWQRSQRRRRQLGEDWTNSPDGSWLIEAPRLEGILGRMGAEFQLLLEGSGECLLGSWEQGDLFADPTMMRAPEDSQASLLEQLQRQLASGESDPTPLSLMHGDHSLLFMGCAGPWREVQLVRDRILGWMAADPRLQPRDILVMTPDVERYAPLLASVFSDRDATGVDLPWRLTDRSQQNCPGLQQAFMSLLRLSADRLTASGLEALLGNPALQSLKQLTSQDAMAITDALQRSGFRWGLDAAERNGDDTNSLRWCLDRWLLGLVLPEEPGLAVDCCAPALTDLSLQQLETWWPLLDQLAGWIAQLRRSAPCPEWVIRLRRLLEDIFNDGGNWDWELQAIHQCLETWQLQAVDCSLELDIAVVISILEEALSTESGRFGHRSGALTISALEPMRAIPHRVIVLMGLDASSFPRHQERAGFHLLELQRRLGDPSSTDQDRYVLLEALLSARQHLLISWSSRDERQGENLPPCPPVQQWLSLLVDELDAEQMDRLLIHPPANPLDVANFIVTPQTDALSCDRRLLDARRNLDAQIGDDQPHRDLGLALPLVWWHPTTDAALPIHSEAIETLERWLQGPQKEWLKRQGIDAGEWCDPVNDLSPLSLPELACHQLISQRLSEQLDLLRNNPQARWDIQETEDWIARSCGQGLMPPGAAAELDDDRLERRWQNLQKTVLSLGPLRLQQQPASQRSALVMAGDTAVQISTSRLRSRSLLQGWLKHLLAQLDHAACNTAVVCRQDGSAKADQFHIAMRWRALTPPEAELEISVLQSLAQQGAKVCWPVPPDSGLARALAWSKGEEAADRAFINRWQGSFSGWAERDRSEQQVCFGSHCDADLLLRLEGFEAAFQALYQPLLEARC from the coding sequence TTGCTGAGGGTCTACCGCAGCAACCGAGCCGAATTGCTCGCTGAGCTTTTGGCCCAGGAACTCAGGATTGAGCCTCCTGGCCCGTTTGAACAGATCGAAGTGGTTGTCAATACCTGGCCAACCAGCCGTTGGCTGGGTGAACAGCTCGCCAGAGTCAACGGGATCAGTGCACTAGTGCGCTTTCCATTCCCTGGTAGTCGCTTACGACAGCTCGTGCAGAACGTGATCAGCGATGCGCCTGCAATCGAGGATCCATGGAGAGCCGAACGCCTGGTCTGGCGGGTCCTGGAAGTTCTACCGCAACTGCTTGAACAGGAGTGTGCGTCGAGCCTCCGGGAGTGGTGGGAGCTCCATGGCGGTCAACGAGGACGACTGAATCGTGACCAATGGCAACTGGCCCGCAGCCTGGCCGATGCCATCGACGATTACGCGCTCTACAGGCCGGAGGAGCTTTCCGACTGGTTAGCAGGAGGAGCAGGTGATCAACTCCCGGAAGGCCTGCAGTGGCAGCCTTTGCTGGCCCGTGCGCTTGCAGAGCGCTTGCCCTGCAAGCCTTTCGGGTTGCAGGTCCAACAAGTTGTCGAACGGCTCCGCGATGGTGAAGAGCCGGCATTACCACTGCCTTCACGCCTACGACTCTTCGGCGTCAGCAATCTGGCCCCGGTCCAGATCAATTTGTTGCAAGCCCTAGCCGGGCGCATCAGCGTGGACTTATTTCTACTCACACCCTGTCCAGACCTTTGGCAACGGTCTCAGCGACGACGAAGGCAACTAGGTGAGGACTGGACCAACTCCCCTGATGGCTCCTGGCTCATCGAAGCTCCCCGCCTAGAGGGGATCCTGGGCCGGATGGGTGCCGAATTTCAATTATTGCTGGAGGGCAGCGGCGAGTGTCTTCTGGGCAGCTGGGAACAGGGCGACCTGTTTGCTGATCCCACCATGATGAGAGCGCCAGAAGACTCCCAGGCGTCTCTGCTGGAACAGCTGCAACGGCAGCTCGCAAGCGGCGAATCGGACCCAACACCCCTGTCACTGATGCACGGCGACCATTCGTTGTTGTTCATGGGCTGTGCAGGTCCCTGGAGAGAGGTCCAGCTTGTTCGTGATCGCATTCTCGGCTGGATGGCCGCTGATCCACGTTTGCAGCCGAGGGACATTCTCGTCATGACCCCAGATGTGGAACGCTATGCACCGCTTTTGGCTTCTGTCTTTTCCGACCGGGATGCCACTGGTGTGGACCTGCCCTGGCGGCTGACCGATCGCAGTCAACAAAACTGTCCCGGGCTTCAACAGGCTTTCATGAGCCTGCTGCGCTTGAGCGCGGATCGGCTCACCGCAAGCGGTCTGGAAGCGCTGCTTGGCAACCCAGCACTACAAAGCCTGAAACAGCTGACATCGCAGGATGCAATGGCGATCACCGATGCACTACAGCGCAGTGGCTTTCGCTGGGGGCTGGATGCAGCTGAACGCAACGGAGATGACACCAATAGCTTGCGCTGGTGCCTGGATCGCTGGCTGCTGGGTCTGGTCTTGCCGGAAGAACCTGGGCTGGCCGTTGATTGCTGCGCACCCGCGCTGACGGATCTGAGCCTGCAGCAACTCGAGACGTGGTGGCCACTGCTGGATCAACTGGCCGGATGGATCGCCCAGTTACGTCGTAGTGCTCCCTGCCCTGAATGGGTGATTCGACTGCGCAGGCTGCTCGAGGACATTTTCAATGACGGTGGCAACTGGGACTGGGAGTTACAGGCCATTCATCAATGCCTTGAGACCTGGCAGCTCCAAGCCGTCGACTGCTCTCTGGAGCTGGATATTGCTGTTGTGATCAGCATTCTGGAGGAAGCGCTTTCAACGGAAAGCGGCCGCTTCGGCCACCGCAGCGGTGCCCTCACGATCAGCGCACTAGAGCCGATGCGAGCGATCCCCCATCGTGTGATCGTCCTGATGGGTCTTGATGCCTCCTCCTTTCCGAGACATCAGGAACGTGCAGGCTTTCACCTACTCGAACTGCAACGTCGTCTTGGCGACCCCAGCAGCACCGACCAGGATCGCTATGTGTTGCTTGAAGCACTGCTCTCAGCTCGGCAGCATCTGCTGATCAGCTGGAGTAGCCGTGATGAGCGACAGGGCGAAAACTTACCGCCTTGCCCACCAGTTCAACAGTGGCTGAGTCTGCTTGTAGACGAGCTCGATGCTGAGCAGATGGACCGACTGCTGATTCACCCTCCAGCCAATCCTCTCGACGTCGCCAATTTCATCGTGACGCCACAAACAGATGCACTCAGTTGCGACCGCCGGCTTTTGGACGCACGACGCAATCTCGATGCACAGATTGGTGACGATCAACCGCATCGTGATCTAGGCCTGGCCCTTCCGCTTGTTTGGTGGCATCCAACAACCGATGCAGCCTTACCGATCCACTCGGAAGCAATTGAAACACTGGAACGCTGGCTGCAGGGGCCCCAAAAGGAATGGTTGAAACGTCAGGGCATCGATGCAGGTGAATGGTGTGATCCCGTCAACGATCTTTCCCCCCTATCGCTACCAGAGCTGGCCTGTCATCAGTTGATCAGCCAACGACTCTCTGAACAGCTCGACCTCCTAAGGAACAATCCCCAAGCTCGATGGGACATTCAAGAGACGGAAGACTGGATTGCACGCAGTTGCGGACAGGGCCTCATGCCTCCTGGCGCTGCTGCAGAACTGGATGACGATCGACTCGAGCGACGCTGGCAGAACCTTCAGAAAACAGTTCTGAGCCTCGGGCCTCTGCGGCTGCAACAGCAGCCAGCCTCCCAGCGATCAGCCCTCGTGATGGCGGGAGACACAGCCGTTCAGATCAGTACGTCAAGGTTGAGGTCACGTTCTCTGCTGCAGGGCTGGCTGAAGCACTTGCTTGCGCAACTGGACCACGCAGCCTGCAACACCGCTGTGGTGTGCCGACAGGACGGCAGCGCAAAAGCCGATCAATTTCACATCGCCATGCGTTGGAGAGCGCTAACACCTCCGGAGGCCGAACTCGAGATCAGCGTTCTGCAAAGCCTGGCGCAGCAGGGAGCAAAGGTGTGCTGGCCGGTGCCTCCGGACAGCGGCCTGGCCAGGGCACTGGCATGGTCCAAGGGGGAGGAAGCGGCGGATAGAGCCTTTATCAATCGCTGGCAGGGAAGCTTCAGCGGCTGGGCCGAACGCGATCGGTCCGAACAGCAAGTCTGTTTCGGCAGCCACTGCGATGCAGACTTGCTGTTGCGCCTAGAAGGCTTCGAAGCAGCGTTCCAGGCGTTGTATCAGCCACTGCTCGAGGCACGCTGCTGA
- a CDS encoding S8 family serine peptidase: MAIAAGNAGNQLHDRNMWEGVGNLDKYSGSPALFSRIFGNIASVGSSNGQNDRAEYSNFGKSISISAPGGDNQSIQIQSEEDTRIYEGRREAEIFSTLPDASYGYMAGTSMASPVIAGMAALIRAQNESINARDTVAILRAGAVINSQLNSSVNQNYQANLYNSMILAQNWIGPDSLTGIGQEVAPIINLTALTDAQSLTGSLKLERDSSNDPVIGFYRVLDTSGTVLDALGNAVKPGDADYQSVALSPSNLSDGLNTLTLENNSSRSVNYSLDGLVNGFYLAPYAITANNTWFAWSQANSDRQDHFKVLGSNQFGLDDQAGPGRDGNFSDVIMSFFSSEII, from the coding sequence ATTGCAATTGCCGCTGGCAACGCAGGAAATCAGTTACATGACAGAAACATGTGGGAGGGCGTTGGCAATCTTGATAAATACTCAGGTAGCCCTGCTCTATTTAGCAGAATATTCGGAAATATTGCATCTGTCGGCTCGTCTAATGGTCAGAATGACAGGGCTGAATATAGCAACTTTGGAAAGTCTATCTCTATTAGTGCTCCAGGCGGTGACAACCAAAGCATACAAATACAGAGCGAAGAAGATACTCGCATATACGAAGGACGCAGAGAAGCAGAAATTTTTAGCACCTTGCCCGATGCCAGCTACGGTTATATGGCTGGGACCTCCATGGCATCACCAGTGATTGCGGGCATGGCTGCATTGATTCGTGCGCAAAATGAGTCTATTAATGCACGAGATACTGTTGCAATACTAAGAGCAGGTGCAGTAATAAATTCCCAATTAAATTCAAGCGTAAATCAGAATTATCAAGCAAATTTATATAACTCTATGATTCTTGCTCAGAATTGGATCGGTCCTGACTCATTAACTGGTATTGGCCAAGAAGTAGCTCCGATTATTAATCTAACAGCACTAACTGATGCACAGAGTCTTACTGGATCACTTAAACTTGAGAGAGATTCTTCAAATGACCCTGTTATCGGTTTTTATCGTGTACTTGATACAAGTGGGACAGTTCTAGATGCGCTTGGTAACGCAGTAAAACCAGGAGACGCTGATTATCAATCAGTTGCTTTAAGCCCAAGTAATTTGTCCGATGGTCTTAATACTCTTACTCTAGAGAACAATTCATCGCGTTCAGTAAATTATTCCTTAGATGGCTTAGTTAACGGTTTCTATTTAGCGCCATATGCCATCACAGCAAACAATACTTGGTTCGCATGGAGTCAAGCCAATAGCGACAGACAAGATCACTTCAAGGTCTTGGGATCCAATCAGTTTGGATTGGATGATCAAGCGGGACCTGGTCGTGATGGAAATTTTTCAGATGTGATAATGAGCTTTTTCAGTAGTGAAATTATTTAA
- a CDS encoding class I SAM-dependent methyltransferase, which yields MSIFDHINQRKSSNTESKGIAGVDQTGQQLHNKQKKTMPELNFEGQYGISYRTNIRHSVPGYDVLHEIALAAIHTEASQANRVLVVGPGPGEQLPALLEACPNAEFTVLEPSQQMLSFCRDVLASVPGRDRCVLIQKELNQETVERLHPISSDLVVCHNVLHLFEPKKQESLMRLLAQCTAPNGVLLLSGYSEPSDQNATQQIMEIGLQRLRDRHLKNDQVEAIRNTRNKVVFSIDPHCLSTVLTSEELTPALQLYQGLLSKLWVSRRQGAEINVS from the coding sequence ATGTCAATTTTTGATCACATCAATCAACGTAAATCCTCCAATACTGAGAGCAAGGGAATTGCAGGTGTCGATCAGACCGGACAACAATTACACAACAAGCAGAAAAAAACGATGCCTGAACTGAATTTCGAGGGCCAATATGGCATCTCCTACCGAACAAACATTCGTCATTCAGTGCCGGGTTATGACGTACTTCACGAGATCGCACTCGCAGCAATTCATACTGAAGCCTCACAGGCCAATCGCGTTCTCGTGGTGGGCCCTGGCCCTGGTGAACAACTTCCAGCGTTGCTCGAGGCCTGTCCAAACGCTGAATTCACGGTGCTAGAGCCGAGCCAACAGATGCTCTCGTTTTGCAGGGACGTGCTCGCTAGCGTTCCTGGACGCGATAGATGCGTCTTAATTCAAAAAGAGTTGAATCAAGAGACCGTAGAAAGACTGCATCCAATTAGCTCCGATCTTGTGGTGTGTCATAACGTGCTGCATCTTTTTGAACCGAAAAAGCAAGAGAGCCTGATGCGATTACTGGCTCAATGCACGGCCCCGAATGGAGTGCTGCTGCTGAGCGGATACAGCGAGCCTTCCGACCAGAACGCGACACAACAGATAATGGAGATCGGCCTTCAACGTCTCCGTGATCGACATCTGAAGAATGATCAGGTTGAGGCTATACGCAACACCCGAAACAAGGTTGTGTTTTCGATCGATCCGCATTGTCTGTCAACAGTCCTGACTTCCGAAGAACTCACACCTGCGCTACAGCTCTATCAAGGCCTGCTCTCCAAACTCTGGGTTTCCCGGCGACAAGGAGCAGAGATCAATGTCTCCTAA
- a CDS encoding metallophosphoesterase — protein MASQRGHHWVIGDVHGCHEALLCLISVLPAGDHLVFCGDVINRGPGIAACINLVWGLVDSGRATWLRGNHEQRLVEGLQDVSAAGRHDLLAIETYRQLGDTLMREWQQRLSTLPLVYSGEGWVATHAGFDQQGQPDLNVRERFWESYDGRYGTVVVGHTPRPGVEQHGQIVMIDTGAVYGGLLTAFCPETQAIVQVNGQPTDTARPANSPELIAEVPC, from the coding sequence ATGGCGTCCCAACGGGGCCATCACTGGGTTATCGGTGACGTGCACGGGTGTCACGAGGCCTTGCTTTGCCTGATTTCCGTCTTGCCAGCCGGGGATCATCTGGTGTTTTGCGGCGATGTAATCAATCGAGGGCCCGGCATCGCCGCATGCATCAACTTGGTGTGGGGATTGGTGGACAGCGGTCGGGCGACTTGGTTGCGAGGAAATCACGAACAACGTTTGGTTGAAGGCCTCCAGGACGTTTCCGCAGCGGGCAGACATGATCTACTCGCCATCGAGACGTATCGACAACTCGGTGACACGCTCATGAGGGAGTGGCAACAACGATTGAGCACGCTTCCTTTGGTGTATTCCGGTGAAGGATGGGTGGCAACTCATGCTGGCTTCGATCAGCAGGGTCAGCCAGACCTGAATGTGCGCGAACGCTTCTGGGAGAGCTACGACGGTCGCTATGGAACCGTGGTGGTCGGCCATACGCCACGACCTGGCGTGGAACAACACGGCCAGATCGTGATGATCGATACCGGCGCGGTCTATGGCGGTCTGCTCACAGCGTTTTGCCCCGAAACCCAAGCAATCGTGCAGGTGAACGGACAGCCCACTGACACGGCAAGGCCAGCAAACAGCCCTGAGCTCATCGCAGAAGTGCCTTGCTGA
- a CDS encoding DUF1651 domain-containing protein encodes MSDAWLEDPKTHWAMRFHQQSKTFDGDVKVVVENGRPMPHSQPALIKSRIHMAYEDAVSLYRDLQQIGWMHCPAFW; translated from the coding sequence ATGTCTGACGCTTGGCTGGAAGACCCCAAGACCCATTGGGCGATGAGGTTCCACCAGCAATCAAAAACTTTTGATGGTGATGTCAAGGTTGTTGTTGAAAACGGCAGACCGATGCCCCACAGCCAGCCAGCTTTGATCAAGTCACGCATCCACATGGCCTATGAGGATGCTGTTTCTCTCTACAGAGATCTGCAGCAGATTGGCTGGATGCATTGTCCTGCTTTTTGGTGA
- a CDS encoding alpha/beta fold hydrolase, whose protein sequence is MKLASHTSAEQQLLLIHPIGVGLSSRFWDRFVASWQARSNTPELLKPDLLGCGTAPCPARPLTPEDWAEPLIQLLREQDNGPTVLLSQGASLPIALAIASKAPELVSALVAISPPGWQVLNQKFSQSRARWLWRFLFDGLIGNLFYRYARRRRFLDAFSKKNLFARPEAVDHEWLEMLKQGSQAMDTRWAVYSFLAGFWRQGWEAQLTGLKIPVQIIFGNNATGIGSSRNWDDLHERLATYKRKLPSASINTIPGRNVLPYESSEDCVNSVSEWIASLTE, encoded by the coding sequence GTGAAGTTGGCCAGCCACACATCAGCTGAACAGCAGCTGCTCCTGATTCATCCAATTGGCGTTGGCTTGTCATCGAGGTTTTGGGATCGATTCGTTGCTTCATGGCAAGCAAGAAGCAACACTCCAGAGCTACTCAAGCCCGATCTACTCGGCTGTGGAACAGCACCATGCCCGGCACGGCCACTCACGCCTGAAGACTGGGCTGAGCCACTCATCCAGCTGCTTCGGGAGCAAGACAACGGACCTACCGTGTTGCTCTCGCAGGGAGCTTCCCTTCCCATAGCGCTGGCTATTGCGTCGAAAGCGCCAGAGTTAGTCAGCGCTTTGGTGGCGATCAGCCCACCGGGCTGGCAAGTGCTCAATCAGAAATTCTCTCAAAGCAGAGCACGTTGGCTCTGGCGCTTCTTGTTTGATGGACTCATTGGCAATCTCTTTTACCGATATGCACGTCGGCGCAGATTTCTGGACGCTTTCTCCAAAAAAAACTTATTTGCTCGACCAGAAGCAGTTGATCATGAATGGCTTGAAATGCTCAAGCAGGGATCTCAAGCGATGGACACCCGCTGGGCGGTGTATTCGTTTTTGGCGGGATTCTGGCGACAGGGCTGGGAAGCGCAACTGACTGGGTTGAAGATTCCTGTTCAAATCATCTTTGGCAACAACGCCACTGGGATTGGCTCATCAAGAAACTGGGATGACCTCCATGAGCGTCTAGCGACCTACAAACGAAAGCTCCCCAGCGCTTCGATCAACACCATCCCTGGCAGGAACGTGCTGCCTTATGAATCCAGTGAAGACTGCGTCAACAGCGTCAGCGAATGGATTGCATCACTCACTGAGTAA
- a CDS encoding sulfite exporter TauE/SafE family protein, giving the protein MMSELLLQLALSAIAVMANALSAFAGGGAGLVQLPALILLGLPFASALATHKLASVALGVGAAGRHWRASSLDHRLSRVILFAGLPGVWLGASSVMALPDRVATAALGLLTLSLGVYSSRRPELGQTDRLMTHNTQQRCIGIAVLFAIGVLNGSLSSGSGLFVTLWLVRWFGLSYPKAVAHTLILVGLAWNGTGALVLGFSDEICWGWVPALIVGSLIGGYLGAHLSLKKGSRLVKGAYEWLAFVMGVSLLIRSI; this is encoded by the coding sequence ATGATGAGTGAGCTACTGCTGCAGTTAGCACTCAGTGCAATTGCTGTTATGGCCAATGCCCTTTCAGCATTTGCCGGTGGCGGTGCAGGCTTGGTGCAGCTGCCTGCTTTGATTCTGCTGGGGCTTCCCTTTGCTTCAGCCCTGGCCACCCACAAACTTGCCAGCGTGGCCCTCGGAGTTGGCGCCGCCGGTCGACACTGGCGAGCCAGCAGCCTTGATCACCGATTAAGCCGGGTCATTCTCTTCGCAGGTTTACCGGGAGTGTGGTTAGGGGCGAGCAGCGTGATGGCTTTGCCTGATCGCGTTGCCACCGCAGCTCTTGGGCTGCTCACACTGTCTCTCGGGGTGTACTCCTCCCGGCGCCCCGAACTGGGACAAACAGACCGCTTGATGACCCACAACACACAGCAACGGTGCATCGGCATTGCTGTGCTCTTCGCGATCGGCGTGCTGAACGGTTCACTCTCTTCAGGCTCAGGCCTGTTCGTCACGCTGTGGCTGGTGCGCTGGTTCGGCCTGAGTTATCCAAAGGCAGTTGCTCACACATTGATCTTGGTGGGTCTGGCCTGGAACGGCACCGGCGCACTGGTGCTCGGATTCAGCGATGAAATCTGCTGGGGCTGGGTACCAGCCCTGATCGTGGGATCTCTCATCGGGGGGTATCTCGGTGCTCACTTATCACTCAAAAAGGGAAGCCGACTGGTCAAGGGAGCTTACGAATGGCTCGCCTTTGTCATGGGTGTCTCACTACTAATCCGAAGCATCTGA
- a CDS encoding DUF1651 domain-containing protein, producing the protein MFNDSPDDARSEQQLPVSCWLSNTREGLFLQIKPDPSIQHDQFVVLSTFRWSPVLGNPVRQLSMPRHLALELWTNLLDMGWTSCVPPES; encoded by the coding sequence ATGTTCAATGATTCGCCTGATGATGCTCGTTCCGAGCAGCAGCTTCCGGTTTCATGCTGGCTTTCGAACACTCGAGAAGGTCTGTTCCTCCAAATTAAGCCAGATCCGTCGATACAGCATGATCAGTTCGTTGTGCTGAGCACCTTTCGGTGGTCGCCTGTTCTGGGTAATCCAGTGCGTCAGCTGAGCATGCCTCGTCATCTCGCGTTGGAACTGTGGACCAATTTGCTGGATATGGGGTGGACCTCCTGCGTACCGCCTGAGTCCTGA